The Novosphingobium kaempferiae genome includes a window with the following:
- a CDS encoding MBL fold metallo-hydrolase gives MSDVKEAAPRLASLVRSGDEQAEAIAVTDFVFEANDISNAYLVTTDEGDVMVNTGFMDNAERTKRLLEPHRTGPLAFIVLTQSHADHFGGVPEFLEDGTQVIGGPGFTEAWGDMNRLQPFFGPRSGKLWGSTLKRGSAPKPAPDVVPDILVDRRLTVELGGRTFEIISTPEGETIDALTVWMPKEKIAFTGNLFGPVWLSMPFLNTLRGDKPRLVRNYLKSLEVVRDLGAEIVITGHGDAIVGKDRIRADLDKLHAAVSYVRDYTLDGMNAGRDVHTLMREFAWPEGLEIGEFHGKGSWAVKSIWREYSGWLHYEDGTTALYGVPRSSVDADLVDLAGGAVKLAERAQAKLDAGAALEAVHLTDIALGAEPANVEALRVRKAAHEALLAASGGRNLSETMWLRSEIAAMEAKLG, from the coding sequence ATGAGCGACGTGAAGGAAGCCGCCCCCAGGCTCGCCTCGCTGGTCCGCTCGGGCGACGAGCAGGCCGAGGCCATTGCCGTCACCGACTTCGTGTTCGAGGCGAACGACATCTCCAACGCCTACCTCGTCACGACCGACGAGGGCGACGTCATGGTCAACACCGGCTTCATGGACAATGCCGAGCGCACGAAGCGGCTGCTGGAACCGCACCGCACCGGCCCGCTCGCCTTCATCGTCCTGACGCAGAGCCATGCCGACCACTTCGGTGGCGTGCCCGAGTTTCTGGAAGACGGCACGCAGGTGATCGGCGGCCCCGGCTTCACCGAGGCGTGGGGCGACATGAACCGCCTGCAACCCTTCTTCGGGCCGAGGAGCGGCAAGCTCTGGGGCTCGACGCTCAAGCGCGGTTCCGCGCCCAAGCCTGCGCCCGACGTGGTGCCCGATATCCTCGTCGACCGGCGGCTGACCGTTGAACTCGGCGGGCGGACCTTCGAGATCATCTCCACCCCCGAGGGCGAGACGATCGACGCGCTGACGGTGTGGATGCCGAAGGAGAAGATCGCCTTCACCGGCAACCTGTTCGGGCCGGTCTGGCTGTCGATGCCGTTCCTCAACACCCTGCGCGGTGACAAGCCCCGGCTGGTGCGCAATTACCTGAAGTCGCTGGAGGTCGTGCGCGATCTGGGCGCGGAGATCGTCATCACCGGCCACGGCGACGCCATCGTCGGCAAGGACCGCATCCGCGCCGATCTCGACAAACTGCACGCCGCCGTCTCATACGTGCGCGACTACACGCTGGACGGGATGAACGCGGGCCGGGACGTCCACACCCTGATGCGCGAATTCGCCTGGCCCGAGGGGCTGGAGATCGGCGAGTTCCACGGCAAGGGCAGCTGGGCGGTCAAGTCGATCTGGCGCGAATATTCCGGCTGGCTGCACTACGAAGACGGCACCACTGCGCTTTACGGCGTGCCGCGCAGCAGCGTGGATGCGGACCTCGTAGACCTGGCCGGCGGCGCGGTGAAGCTGGCCGAGCGGGCGCAGGCGAAGCTGGACGCGGGCGCGGCGCTGGAGGCGGTCCACCTGACCGACATCGCGCTGGGCGCGGAGCCTGCGAATGTCGAGGCGCTGCGGGTGCGCAAGGCTGCGCATGAGGCACTGCTCGCCGCTAGCGGGGGCAGGAACCTGTCGGAGACGATGTGGCTGCGTTCGGAGATCGCGGCGATGGAAGCGAAGCTAGGGTAG
- a CDS encoding zinc-dependent alcohol dehydrogenase, with product MELLRIHGSGDVRLDAYERPETGPLDVVVKMKSVGICGSDLSYIKIGGIPTPGTITALGHEGAGEVIEVGASVEGIAVGDPVIVNPMMTPGNIGSGGPEGAFTQELLVREARLGESILPIPEGIDYDVAAMCEPLAVAMHGVNRADVKAGDKVVVFGCGPIGLGMLLWLIDRGVTDVVALDLSEERLERARALGVQAALNPAEVDLRAELARLHGEVPSYGRVGVGTDAFIDAAGAPNILSQVVMMAKFHAKLVITAAYMKPIEFPVGRMLTSEMTITTAVGYPTEMPDVIAAMPRLRDKIAAMISHKLPFSEVMKGLEIAATPQSAKVMIGFEEN from the coding sequence ATGGAACTGCTCAGAATCCACGGCTCGGGCGACGTGCGCCTCGATGCCTACGAACGCCCGGAGACGGGGCCGCTCGACGTGGTGGTGAAGATGAAGTCGGTCGGCATCTGCGGATCGGACCTGTCCTACATCAAGATCGGCGGCATCCCGACGCCGGGCACGATCACCGCGCTCGGCCACGAAGGCGCGGGCGAGGTGATCGAGGTGGGCGCGAGCGTAGAGGGCATCGCGGTGGGCGATCCGGTGATCGTCAACCCGATGATGACGCCGGGCAACATCGGCTCGGGCGGGCCGGAGGGCGCCTTCACGCAGGAACTGCTGGTGCGCGAGGCGCGGCTGGGCGAATCGATCCTGCCGATCCCCGAGGGCATCGACTACGACGTCGCCGCCATGTGCGAGCCGCTGGCCGTCGCCATGCACGGCGTCAACCGCGCGGACGTGAAGGCGGGCGACAAGGTGGTGGTGTTCGGCTGCGGCCCCATCGGCCTTGGCATGCTGCTGTGGCTGATCGACCGGGGCGTCACCGATGTCGTCGCGCTCGACCTTTCGGAAGAGCGGCTGGAACGCGCCCGCGCGCTGGGCGTGCAGGCGGCGCTCAACCCCGCCGAGGTGGACCTGCGCGCGGAACTGGCGCGGCTTCACGGCGAAGTGCCCAGCTATGGCCGGGTCGGCGTCGGCACCGATGCCTTCATCGACGCAGCGGGCGCGCCGAACATCCTTTCGCAAGTCGTGATGATGGCCAAGTTCCATGCGAAGCTGGTCATCACGGCGGCTTACATGAAGCCCATCGAGTTCCCCGTCGGCCGCATGCTGACGAGCGAGATGACCATCACCACCGCTGTCGGCTATCCCACCGAAATGCCCGATGTGATCGCCGCCATGCCGCGCCTGCGGGACAAGATTGCCGCGATGATCAGCCACAAGCTGCCCTTCAGCGAGGTCATGAAGGGCCTTGAGATCGCCGCCACCCCGCAATCGGCGAAAGTCATGATCGGCTTCGAGGAGAACTGA
- a CDS encoding SDR family NAD(P)-dependent oxidoreductase: protein MASGLFDCTGKVTVVTGGNGGIGFGFAMGVARMGGDLAIWARNAEKSAKAKTELEAAGAGKVIAYQVDVSEEANIAEGYAQVMADFGRVDCVFANSGASPRYNSVFEMPTEHWYEFQKTALHGAFFTLREGARLMKERVEGGDESGGSLVACGSLSLFQGLPGKMEYASSKAAVAAAIRCLAIELAPLGIRANVVAPGLIITPMMGEGARADAVAAHFAPTIPMKRTGFPADFEGIGAYLCSDASSFMTGETITIDGGYMVRP, encoded by the coding sequence ATGGCGAGTGGCCTGTTCGACTGCACGGGCAAGGTGACGGTGGTGACCGGCGGCAACGGCGGCATCGGCTTCGGCTTCGCGATGGGCGTCGCCAGGATGGGCGGCGACCTGGCGATCTGGGCGCGCAATGCGGAGAAGAGCGCGAAGGCCAAGACCGAACTGGAAGCCGCCGGGGCGGGCAAGGTCATCGCCTATCAGGTCGACGTTTCCGAGGAAGCGAACATCGCCGAGGGCTATGCGCAGGTCATGGCGGACTTCGGCCGCGTCGACTGCGTCTTCGCCAATTCGGGCGCATCGCCGCGCTATAACTCGGTCTTCGAGATGCCGACCGAGCACTGGTACGAGTTCCAGAAGACCGCGCTGCACGGCGCCTTCTTCACCCTGCGCGAAGGCGCGCGGCTGATGAAGGAACGGGTCGAGGGCGGCGATGAGAGCGGCGGCAGCCTTGTCGCCTGCGGCTCGCTCTCGCTGTTCCAGGGCCTGCCGGGCAAGATGGAGTATGCGTCGTCAAAGGCCGCGGTGGCGGCGGCGATCCGCTGTCTGGCCATCGAACTCGCGCCGCTGGGCATCCGCGCCAACGTGGTCGCACCGGGCCTCATCATCACGCCGATGATGGGCGAGGGCGCCCGCGCCGACGCCGTGGCGGCGCACTTCGCCCCGACGATACCGATGAAGCGCACCGGCTTTCCCGCCGACTTCGAAGGCATCGGCGCCTACCTGTGCTCGGACGCCAGCAGCTTCATGACCGGTGAGACCATCACCATCGACGGCGGCTACATGGTTCGGCCGTAA
- a CDS encoding helix-turn-helix transcriptional regulator has product MTRTATMCIDAQLETQGVHAQIVRFDIPEPTDSRHALNEGYHVNMCLTPRPLQSRGGYRHRWGPHRLERLGDVFVIPPGEELFIRGGSGRQASLVCTIDAALVHDLAGRTLAWDDPHLAAALDIASAQMRALLFRITAEVRHPGLSAQRMLGFLGGELAIELARHSLEIAERPVTGGLSGWRLRLIDERLADDLAAPSLEELARLCSLSVRQLTRGFRVSRACSIGDYVEQRRMEAAKRLLMEGESVKTIAFSMGFASPSSFTFAFRRAVGASPSTFRQRQGRVLA; this is encoded by the coding sequence ATGACCCGCACCGCGACCATGTGCATCGACGCGCAACTGGAAACGCAGGGCGTCCACGCGCAGATCGTGCGCTTCGATATCCCGGAGCCCACCGACTCCCGCCATGCGCTGAACGAGGGCTACCACGTCAACATGTGCCTCACCCCACGCCCGCTGCAGTCGCGCGGCGGCTATCGCCATCGCTGGGGGCCGCACCGGCTGGAGCGGTTGGGTGACGTCTTCGTCATCCCGCCGGGAGAGGAACTGTTCATCCGGGGCGGCAGCGGGCGGCAGGCCTCGCTCGTCTGCACGATCGACGCGGCGCTGGTCCATGATCTCGCCGGGCGCACCCTCGCCTGGGACGATCCGCACCTCGCCGCCGCGCTCGACATCGCGAGTGCGCAGATGCGTGCGCTGCTGTTCCGCATCACCGCCGAGGTGCGCCATCCCGGCCTTTCCGCGCAGCGGATGCTCGGCTTCCTTGGCGGGGAACTGGCGATCGAACTGGCGCGCCACAGCCTCGAAATCGCCGAGCGCCCCGTCACCGGTGGCTTGTCCGGCTGGCGCCTGCGCCTGATCGACGAGCGGCTGGCCGACGATCTTGCCGCGCCCAGCCTTGAGGAACTGGCAAGGCTCTGCTCGCTCTCGGTCCGCCAGCTGACCCGCGGCTTTCGCGTCAGCCGCGCCTGCTCCATCGGCGACTACGTGGAGCAGCGCCGCATGGAGGCCGCCAAGCGCCTGCTGATGGAGGGCGAGAGCGTGAAGACCATCGCCTTCTCCATGGGCTTCGCCTCCCCCTCCAGCTTCACCTTCGCGTTCCGCCGGGCGGTGGGGGCTAGCCCCAGTACCTTCCGCCAGCGGCAGGGGCGGGTGCTGGCTTGA
- a CDS encoding sulfotransferase family protein, producing the protein MATTAAEQLVPDALVEQAIRETGIDTFDNDSWREGFDVFTRSFNEGIAKGWMSEGGIARARNDTLHYLRGRLKTSQYLRENPQLLERPIERPVFVMGVPRTGTTLMSNLLAADPARRSPLTWEIDDPVPPVGSSALLTTDPRATTRLAQEKAALEANPAMGKYYRGSAVYPNECVFFMAHDFKTLMIESKGKLPLYKDFIFSCDMTSAYEYHKKFLQMLQQHAGGVWNVKKPSHALWLETIFKVYPDARVIWTHRDPFTATGSLCSIISLSHQAHMGRIDAEWLKQDYPWQAAEHANRIMDFRDKFGEDRIIDVHYADIVEDPVAATKKVYAALGDEWTAEAEAGVQKWVDDNPQDKFGKHEYKLAQYGLSKAELEPLFERYLSRYDVAREG; encoded by the coding sequence ATGGCCACCACCGCCGCCGAACAGCTCGTACCCGACGCCCTCGTCGAGCAGGCGATCCGCGAGACCGGCATCGACACCTTCGACAACGACAGCTGGCGTGAAGGGTTCGACGTCTTCACCCGTTCGTTCAACGAGGGGATCGCCAAGGGCTGGATGAGCGAGGGCGGCATCGCCCGTGCCCGCAACGACACGCTCCACTACCTGCGCGGCCGCCTCAAGACCTCGCAGTACCTGCGCGAGAACCCGCAGCTGCTGGAGCGCCCCATCGAGCGCCCCGTCTTCGTCATGGGCGTGCCGCGCACCGGCACCACGCTGATGTCGAACCTCCTCGCCGCCGATCCCGCGCGCCGTTCGCCGCTGACCTGGGAGATCGACGATCCGGTGCCGCCGGTCGGCTCCAGCGCGCTGCTCACCACCGACCCGCGCGCCACCACCCGGCTCGCGCAGGAGAAGGCCGCGCTGGAAGCGAACCCGGCCATGGGCAAGTACTATCGCGGATCGGCGGTCTACCCCAACGAGTGCGTGTTCTTCATGGCGCACGACTTCAAGACGCTGATGATCGAGTCCAAGGGCAAGCTGCCGCTCTACAAGGACTTCATCTTCTCGTGCGACATGACCAGTGCCTATGAATACCATAAGAAGTTCCTGCAGATGCTGCAGCAGCACGCAGGCGGCGTCTGGAACGTCAAGAAGCCCAGCCATGCGCTGTGGCTGGAGACGATCTTCAAGGTCTATCCCGATGCCCGCGTGATCTGGACGCACCGCGATCCCTTCACCGCCACCGGCTCGCTGTGCTCGATCATCTCGCTCAGCCATCAGGCGCACATGGGCCGGATCGACGCCGAATGGCTGAAGCAGGACTACCCCTGGCAGGCCGCCGAACACGCCAACCGCATCATGGATTTCCGCGACAAGTTCGGCGAGGACAGGATCATCGACGTCCACTACGCCGACATCGTGGAAGACCCGGTGGCCGCCACGAAGAAGGTCTACGCTGCGCTGGGCGACGAATGGACCGCCGAGGCGGAGGCCGGCGTGCAGAAGTGGGTGGACGACAACCCGCAGGACAAGTTCGGCAAGCACGAATACAAGCTGGCGCAGTACGGGCTGAGCAAGGCCGAACTGGAACCCCTCTTCGAACGCTACCTGTCGCGCTACGACGTCGCGCGGGAGGGCTGA
- a CDS encoding VOC family protein yields the protein MLEGLHYQNAYICDDLEAGIDLFRGRGLEKEPTVIPVDQTVLTPSGPKRQKGRICFIWIGDLQYELIENEVDEVGIYANCLSNGGPLRFHHICFRVPDWTDFRARVDTQEFPIAMERDLSGEPEGALKFLYLDARKVFGHYIEYTWMPEPMWQHIRAM from the coding sequence ATGCTGGAAGGGCTGCACTACCAGAACGCCTACATCTGCGACGATCTGGAAGCGGGCATAGACCTGTTCCGCGGCCGTGGGCTGGAGAAGGAACCGACGGTGATCCCGGTCGACCAGACCGTGCTCACCCCTTCCGGCCCGAAGCGCCAGAAGGGACGCATCTGCTTCATCTGGATCGGCGACCTGCAATACGAGTTGATCGAGAACGAGGTCGACGAGGTCGGCATCTACGCCAACTGCCTGTCGAACGGCGGACCCCTGCGTTTCCACCACATCTGCTTCCGCGTGCCCGACTGGACGGATTTTCGCGCGCGCGTGGACACGCAGGAATTCCCCATCGCCATGGAACGCGACCTTTCCGGCGAACCGGAGGGCGCGCTCAAGTTCCTGTACCTCGATGCGCGCAAGGTGTTCGGGCACTACATCGAATATACCTGGATGCCCGAGCCGATGTGGCAGCATATTCGGGCGATGTGA
- a CDS encoding 1-deoxy-D-xylulose-5-phosphate synthase, with translation MSKPKTRIMYIEDKSEGLNGPARIGRVTFSKTGRSIHYQGRVFQSLDGSGFKANYFDVDTGAQFWISGPRKDGADRLHGGSKLVEIDPEVEREYWRDIRGQA, from the coding sequence ATGTCGAAGCCCAAGACGCGCATCATGTATATCGAGGACAAATCCGAGGGTCTGAACGGCCCTGCCCGGATCGGTCGGGTCACGTTCTCGAAAACCGGACGATCGATCCATTATCAGGGCCGGGTATTCCAGTCGCTCGACGGAAGCGGTTTCAAGGCGAATTACTTCGACGTCGATACAGGCGCGCAATTCTGGATTTCCGGGCCACGCAAGGATGGAGCGGATCGCTTGCATGGCGGCTCGAAGCTCGTCGAAATCGACCCTGAGGTTGAGCGCGAATACTGGCGAGACATTCGCGGACAAGCCTGA
- the cofH gene encoding 5-amino-6-(D-ribitylamino)uracil--L-tyrosine 4-hydroxyphenyl transferase CofH has product MARDDNALINRLLSAPLDEVLAEARARRAARFGPHTPARMTYSRKVFIPLTRLCADVCHYCTFATTPSRLEAPFLSEEEVMEIARAGAAAGCKEALFTLGDAPERRYAVAREWLEKRGFSRTIDYVRHCAERVLNDTELLPHINLGVLEEDDWRTLRPVAASVGLMLESTSERLLEKGMCHHGSPDKVPAVRLASLAAAGRAKLATTSGVLIGIGETPRERIESLIALRDLHREHGHLQEVIVQNFCPKPGTKMSGAIEASEADFLRTIAAARIVLPDEVSVQAPPNLNDERLAELIDAGIDDWGGISPVTLDHVNPEAPWPEIERLEAVCARAGLPLVERLTVYHRFIEEDGWLDRAIRPAVLRLSDAEGLGRDSRWSPGVSDPAPGSVTRPLARRDHGPVASRIHRILDRAASGTALGEDEIAALFATRGAAARAVVEAADALRAEVRGDVVTYVVNRNINYTNICTHACSFCAFSKTSSKAGFRDKPYDLDLEEIAARAREAVARGATEVCLQGGIHPRYTGETYLSILRAVKDACPDLHVHAFSPLEVSQGARTLGMPVSDYLAMLRDAGLGSLPGTAAEILCDDIRAKICPDKLTTDEWLDVVGSAHRVGLPTTSTIMFGHLESPRHWARHLLALRNLQLDTGGITEFVPLPLVHMEAPFYRKGQSRKGPTWREAVMMHAVARLALHGAIDSIQVSWVKLGMDGAAAVLAAGANDLGGVLMDESISRAAGASHGQLAEVADMRAAAESVGRKLRQRTTLYGEVGAVMA; this is encoded by the coding sequence ATGGCACGCGACGATAACGCATTGATAAACCGACTCCTTTCTGCGCCTCTGGACGAAGTTCTGGCCGAAGCTAGGGCGCGCCGCGCGGCCCGTTTCGGACCGCACACACCGGCGCGGATGACCTATTCGCGCAAGGTCTTCATCCCGCTGACGCGGCTCTGCGCGGACGTCTGCCACTACTGCACTTTCGCCACCACGCCGTCCCGCCTGGAAGCGCCGTTCCTGAGCGAGGAGGAGGTGATGGAGATCGCCCGCGCGGGCGCTGCAGCGGGGTGCAAGGAGGCGCTCTTCACCCTGGGCGATGCGCCCGAGCGACGCTATGCGGTGGCGCGTGAGTGGCTGGAAAAGCGCGGTTTTTCGCGCACGATCGACTACGTGCGGCATTGCGCAGAACGTGTACTGAACGACACCGAACTGCTACCACACATCAACCTGGGCGTGCTTGAGGAGGACGACTGGCGCACACTGCGCCCCGTGGCGGCCTCCGTGGGGCTCATGCTGGAAAGCACGTCCGAACGCCTGCTCGAAAAGGGCATGTGCCACCATGGATCTCCCGACAAGGTGCCCGCCGTCCGCCTCGCCTCGCTGGCGGCAGCAGGGCGAGCGAAGCTGGCGACCACCAGCGGGGTTCTCATCGGCATCGGCGAGACGCCGCGCGAGCGGATCGAGTCGCTGATCGCGCTGCGCGACCTGCATCGGGAGCATGGCCATCTTCAGGAAGTCATCGTCCAGAACTTCTGCCCCAAGCCGGGGACCAAGATGTCCGGCGCCATCGAGGCGAGCGAGGCGGACTTCCTGCGCACCATCGCCGCCGCCCGCATCGTGCTGCCGGACGAGGTTTCGGTGCAGGCGCCGCCCAACCTCAACGACGAGCGGCTGGCCGAACTGATCGACGCCGGGATCGACGACTGGGGCGGGATTTCCCCCGTCACTCTGGACCATGTGAACCCCGAGGCGCCCTGGCCCGAGATCGAGCGGCTGGAGGCCGTGTGCGCCCGCGCCGGTCTGCCGCTGGTCGAGCGCCTGACCGTCTATCACCGCTTCATCGAGGAGGACGGCTGGCTCGACCGCGCGATCCGTCCGGCGGTGCTGCGCCTGTCCGATGCCGAAGGGCTGGGCCGCGACAGCCGCTGGAGTCCGGGCGTTTCCGATCCTGCGCCGGGCAGCGTCACCAGGCCGCTCGCGCGCCGCGATCACGGCCCGGTGGCGAGCCGCATCCATCGCATCCTCGACCGTGCGGCCAGTGGCACGGCGCTGGGCGAGGACGAGATCGCCGCCCTGTTCGCAACGCGCGGCGCGGCGGCGCGGGCCGTGGTGGAGGCGGCGGATGCGCTGCGGGCCGAGGTGCGCGGCGACGTCGTGACCTACGTGGTCAACCGCAATATCAACTACACCAACATCTGCACGCACGCCTGCTCGTTCTGTGCCTTCTCCAAGACCAGCAGCAAGGCGGGCTTTCGCGACAAGCCCTACGACCTCGACCTTGAGGAGATCGCCGCCCGCGCCCGCGAGGCGGTGGCGCGCGGGGCCACCGAAGTGTGCCTGCAGGGAGGCATCCATCCGCGCTACACCGGCGAGACGTACCTTTCGATCCTGCGCGCGGTGAAGGACGCCTGCCCGGACCTGCACGTCCATGCCTTCTCCCCGCTGGAGGTCAGCCAGGGCGCACGCACGCTGGGCATGCCGGTGTCGGATTACCTTGCCATGCTGCGCGATGCCGGGCTCGGCTCGCTGCCGGGTACGGCGGCGGAGATCCTGTGCGACGATATCCGCGCCAAGATCTGCCCGGACAAGCTGACCACCGACGAGTGGCTGGACGTTGTCGGATCGGCGCATAGGGTCGGGCTGCCCACCACCTCGACGATCATGTTCGGCCACCTCGAAAGCCCGCGTCACTGGGCGCGGCACCTGCTGGCGCTGCGCAACCTGCAACTCGACACCGGCGGCATCACCGAGTTCGTGCCGCTGCCGCTGGTCCACATGGAGGCGCCGTTCTACCGCAAGGGCCAGAGCCGCAAGGGGCCCACGTGGCGTGAGGCGGTGATGATGCACGCGGTCGCGCGTCTCGCGCTGCACGGGGCCATCGATTCCATCCAGGTGTCATGGGTCAAGCTGGGCATGGACGGCGCGGCGGCGGTGCTGGCGGCAGGCGCCAACGACCTCGGCGGCGTCCTCATGGACGAGAGCATCAGCCGAGCAGCGGGCGCCTCGCACGGCCAGCTTGCCGAAGTGGCCGACATGCGCGCGGCGGCAGAAAGCGTGGGGCGCAAGCTGCGGCAGAGGACGACGCTGTACGGCGAAGTCGGGGCCGTGATGGCGTAG
- the cofD gene encoding 2-phospho-L-lactate transferase translates to MKKHILALSGGVGGAKLAAGLASVLAPEDLTLVVNTGDDFEHLGLTICPDIDSVTYALAGLNDTERGWGVKDETWQAMAMLRALGEADWFNLGDRDMGMHIARSWRLRGGDTLSAVTARLTRELGIAHAIVPMSEAPVRTQVGTAEGWLDFQRYFVAEQCRPVATGVRFEGAASAAPSPAFAAALERDDLGAIIVCPSNPYLSVDPILAVGDVREALERRKVSLVAVSPLVGGASLKGPLGKLLGELGKPVSNASIADHYGDLLDHLVIDEADAGDAGDLRARGLSVTVCPTVMWHADDRERLARVALIAAGIETG, encoded by the coding sequence ATGAAAAAGCATATACTTGCACTCAGCGGCGGGGTCGGCGGGGCTAAGCTGGCGGCGGGGCTGGCATCGGTGCTGGCGCCGGAGGACCTTACCCTTGTGGTCAATACCGGCGACGATTTCGAGCACCTCGGCCTGACGATCTGTCCGGACATCGATTCCGTCACTTATGCGCTGGCGGGCCTCAACGACACCGAGCGCGGCTGGGGCGTGAAGGACGAGACGTGGCAGGCCATGGCGATGCTGCGCGCGCTGGGGGAGGCCGACTGGTTCAACCTCGGCGACCGGGACATGGGAATGCATATCGCCCGTTCCTGGCGGCTTCGCGGGGGCGATACGCTGTCTGCGGTGACGGCCCGTCTGACGCGCGAACTCGGTATCGCGCATGCGATAGTTCCGATGAGCGAGGCGCCTGTGCGCACGCAGGTCGGCACGGCGGAAGGGTGGCTGGATTTCCAGCGCTACTTCGTCGCCGAACAGTGCCGTCCGGTGGCGACGGGGGTGCGTTTCGAGGGTGCTGCCAGCGCCGCGCCGTCGCCTGCATTCGCCGCTGCGCTGGAGCGCGATGACCTTGGCGCGATCATCGTATGTCCCTCGAATCCGTACCTCAGCGTCGATCCGATCCTTGCCGTGGGGGACGTGCGGGAGGCGCTGGAGCGGCGCAAGGTGTCGCTGGTGGCGGTATCTCCGCTGGTGGGCGGGGCGTCGCTCAAGGGGCCGCTGGGCAAGCTGCTGGGGGAACTGGGCAAGCCGGTCTCCAATGCCTCTATCGCCGATCACTACGGCGATCTTCTCGACCATCTGGTGATCGACGAGGCCGATGCCGGGGATGCGGGGGACTTGCGGGCGCGGGGGCTTTCGGTCACCGTTTGCCCAACAGTCATGTGGCATGCCGACGACCGGGAGAGGCTTGCACGCGTAGCACTGATCGCAGCCGGTATCGAGACAGGATGA
- the cofE gene encoding coenzyme F420-0:L-glutamate ligase, giving the protein MNAIPELTVKPLAGLPMFAAGQSIAQAICTALAATGDALRDGDICVVAQKIVSKVEGRMVDLASVEVGEEALALAARTGRDPAMAQAILDESAEIMRPHPAAIIARHRTGHVLANAGIDASNVEGGDSGTVLLWPVDPDASARQLRADLREASGVHVGVVIADSMGRAWRIGTVGTAIGSAGITVLEDRRGKAVDLYGRTLQATVIAVADSIATMAALAMGEGDEGTPVAIVRGAQRWTCEDDGPGAASGLRPVEQDMFR; this is encoded by the coding sequence ATGAACGCCATTCCGGAACTGACCGTCAAACCGCTGGCCGGCCTGCCCATGTTCGCCGCCGGCCAGTCGATTGCGCAAGCGATTTGCACCGCTCTGGCGGCCACGGGCGATGCCTTACGCGACGGCGATATCTGCGTGGTGGCGCAGAAGATCGTCTCCAAGGTGGAGGGGCGCATGGTGGACCTCGCCTCTGTCGAGGTGGGTGAGGAGGCGCTTGCCCTCGCCGCGAGGACGGGCCGCGACCCGGCGATGGCACAGGCGATACTGGACGAGAGCGCGGAGATCATGCGGCCTCATCCAGCGGCGATCATCGCCCGGCACCGGACCGGCCATGTCCTCGCCAATGCCGGGATCGACGCCAGCAACGTCGAGGGTGGGGACAGCGGCACGGTGCTGTTGTGGCCGGTCGATCCCGACGCTTCGGCGCGACAATTGCGGGCCGATTTGCGGGAGGCGAGCGGAGTGCATGTCGGCGTCGTCATCGCCGATTCCATGGGCAGGGCCTGGCGCATCGGCACCGTCGGCACGGCGATCGGCTCTGCGGGGATCACCGTCTTGGAAGACCGGCGGGGCAAGGCGGTCGATCTCTACGGGCGCACCCTGCAGGCGACGGTGATCGCCGTCGCGGACTCGATCGCGACCATGGCGGCGCTGGCGATGGGCGAGGGGGACGAGGGCACGCCCGTCGCCATCGTGCGCGGAGCGCAGCGCTGGACCTGCGAAGATGATGGCCCCGGCGCGGCGAGTGGCTTGCGCCCGGTCGAACAGGATATGTTCCGATGA
- the npdG gene encoding NADPH-dependent F420 reductase yields MARIAVIGGTGALGKGIARRLVGAGHEVTIGSRSAEKAQGTAEELGAAGFAANADAAEGKDVVIVTVPHASQGDTLAQISSRIGDAVVVDTTVPLVPPKVMRVQLPAEGSAAMQARAHLGPEARLVTAFHNVSAHHLDSDHAIDCDVLVFSDDVEARKTVVDLCPGMGLRGLSGGALANSAAAEALTSILIYMNKTYKADGAGIRFTSLTEAPAIP; encoded by the coding sequence ATGGCAAGGATCGCGGTCATCGGCGGCACCGGAGCACTGGGCAAGGGCATCGCGCGCAGGCTCGTCGGCGCGGGGCACGAAGTCACCATCGGTTCGCGCTCGGCCGAGAAGGCGCAGGGGACCGCCGAGGAGCTGGGCGCGGCAGGCTTCGCCGCCAATGCCGACGCCGCGGAGGGCAAGGACGTGGTGATCGTCACCGTGCCCCATGCCTCGCAGGGAGATACCCTCGCACAGATCAGCAGCCGCATCGGTGACGCGGTGGTGGTGGACACCACGGTGCCGCTCGTTCCGCCCAAGGTCATGCGCGTGCAGCTTCCGGCCGAGGGCAGCGCGGCGATGCAGGCGCGGGCGCACCTCGGCCCGGAGGCGCGGCTGGTCACGGCGTTCCACAACGTCTCCGCGCATCATCTCGATTCCGACCACGCCATCGACTGCGACGTTCTGGTCTTCTCGGACGACGTGGAGGCGCGCAAGACGGTGGTGGACCTGTGCCCCGGCATGGGCCTGCGCGGGCTTTCTGGCGGCGCCCTCGCCAATTCGGCGGCGGCGGAGGCGCTGACCTCGATCCTCATCTACATGAACAAGACCTACAAGGCCGATGGCGCAGGCATCCGCTTCACCAGCCTGACCGAAGCCCCGGCGATCCCGTGA